The DNA region ACTGATGGAGAAGGATACAGATCACAGGAAAGGAAACCTCAGGCAATTGTGAATTGTCACAATAGTTCTCTGGAATTAACCATCTGCTTATGACCTAATGAGCTCATACAATTTATGTCAAAAACACTTGCTTCAGTTGAATAGAAATTAATAATTCTCGGAACATTTTAGACCGACATAAATTATCTCAAAGGCTACTGCATGTTACGTTGTCTCATTGAGCATTTTAACCTGACGCAGGCATCTCAAAAACACATGCCCTTCAGAAACAAACTCATGCTAACCGAGAGATCACCAAGCTGATTAGATGCATTTGAACTTGACCTCACCACGTGTAATACAAGATCCCTGAAAAAAACAGAGGAAACCAGTTAATATAAGATTCATCTGTACCGCCACATCACGAGATATCATTCATGAGCGAAGTAATGAGCTTATATTGTACTATGATGCTACAGTCATGAGCATTAAGCAAATTTGTATGGGGATACCAAGCATTGCACAGACATTCTAAGAAATAGGTCAAACAACAATTGTATATAAGTACTCTCCAATCAAGAATAGTAAGCAAAGGATATAGATAACTTATATGCATTTCTTTCCATTTACAAATCCAAGATGAGATTCAGCATTTGCTATAACTGATTCAAGCCAGGCTCAACTACAGCTATTATTAACTCCTTGCTGAATGTAAATAATTCTAGCTCAAAACACATCTGACCCTACTCTCACCCCAACGGCCCAACCCCTATATATAAGTAGCCAGAGTTCACCTTTTTTCCAATCACGCATATATTAAAATGTTTCAAATTCCAGGTCATGTTCAATACATCATTGTCTGCTTTATTTTGAATACTCCAGCAACTTCCACAAACAGGAGTCAACTATCTTGTTCTGTATTTTACTTTACTAAAAGATCATTTTATTCCATAATATGTGCCTCCAAATGACTCCTGATTAATGGAATACATAACCTTGTCCTTTTTTGCCTAGCACCGCATGTGAACACCCAAGTGGTTGTAATGTATGATTCACCTAAAACAACCAGATATGGCAGTTCGAACATTAATTCCACCCCATACCACATGAACTCAAGCAATTTCTTCATCCAAATTAACAGGTCTCATCTCTTAGTTGTGCAATGTACAAGGCTCCCTGTTTACAGGTACTAGAAGGTGTGAAGTAACTTCAAGCCAAAATATTTCAAATATAAATTTATATCCCCATCTTTACAATCAGAAGTGGTGCCAAAATATCAACAGTGTGTAATCGGCTTAACGTTTGAGCTAACATAAGTGGCAAGGAAATGCAGCAAGTAGAGCATAGCTATAACAGAGTAGACAATTCAGCATAAAATTCAATGGCATTCATACTAAACAAAAGAGGCACCAATGCTTGCATATCAAGGGATATAAGTACATTGTGAGTATACTAGGGTATTATGCAACAATGCACTGAGTATAGCATCACGAAAGCAAAAAGAAGCCTCCAACACAAAGAGTCACCTATATATTGGGAAGTTACTAGAACACAAGCATCCACCATCTCTATTATGATTTATGCACAGGCGCCAACCCTTGTACCACGCAGCCAAGCCCTTGCCCATGCTTCCCAGACAAAGCGACAGTGCGTCCAGTTACCTCATTGCACTCTGTTGAAAAAAGTTTTGGCATTAAAAACTGCGCTTCAGGGGGGGAAAGCTTACGGCCAAAATGCAAACTCTCTAAGACTTTCAACTGTGAAATCTGAACCTGGCCATATGAGACAAGGTATCACATGCAGGTACACATTTTTATTTTCAAATAGTTTATCTTTAAGTGATTAATGACGAAAAGGACCAATAAATTGCCAAGGAATCAAATATATATACTATTTCCAGAGAAGAATCTCGAATTTGCAAACCAACATTGCACTAGTATATGCTGAAAGAATTCCACCAAATGTATCCTCACATCACAGTATCAGAAAGATGGCAATTACATTGCTTCAGATTGTACCAATGAGTGTGGTTGGTGTTTGTCTCAACTTTTTGTTATTTAGCATCTGAGTTATGATTACAAGTACTATATTGCTCAGCACTATTTCTGCAACATGATCTAACAGCGCACTAGGTATTGGAGACACTTTATGAGAATTTTTGAGCTAGCCCAGGCTGATGGTCACTAGAATAAGCTGTTTCAACATATTTTCAACCGCTCAGTCTAACTTTACTCTTACAAAGTCGAGAACATTAAACCATAAATGAAAATACATCAGCAGAGATTCCATATCAAGGGATATAACCATATAGTATAATATGGCATTGCAGAAGTGGTAAAAAGGCATCATAACAACAGATAGAGGCCTTCAGCACTAGAAGCCTAAAACAAGgcatatgtatatattatacacCTTAACTGAATAACAGTCAGCTGCTCATCAACATAGTCAACAGAACAGAGAAAAGGGGAAATAGTCATGATAATGAGCCCATCTGTGTATATGCACAAGGCTTGGGGTGCAGTGAGCATAAGCCGGCAAAGGTCCATGCCAAATCATGTTGCACTGGCCCCTTGCAAGtttatttaaaaaaaattcagtAATTTATTAAATTTGTAATAGAAAAACAAATGCACACTTTCAATGGTAAATACATTGAATCACTGTTTGTGTGGCCAACCTAATGTCTACTCTAGAACGATATTGTTGCCCAACTGAGAATATTTCATTATCTATTTTTCTAGAATGATATTATTGCCCAATTGACAATGTTTCATAATCATTTTTTCTGTCACCAAAGTATATGGTGCACTACAGCAAATCTGAAAGGAACAAAGCTCAGAAATCATCTAGAGTTGTTTTTGGCAAGTTCCCTAATTTAAAAAAGATTTTTCTGAATGAAACGTTAATATATTGAATCTTTTATTCCACATACCACTATCCTGTAGCACAGTACCAGACCCTTCAGAAAATGAAGCACTTAAGCTGGCATGTTGCACTCTGTCAGCTCTCCGAGATGAAAACTTTCCACCAGCTCATCATGTAAACACAGAGTCACCTGCCTTTTGAATGGCTGATTTAGTAGCCCTCGTCTGGGCATCCCTAAAAAGGAATGTCATCCCATTCAACCTGTACAGAAAGGAGAGGTAGGAGGAAGGACAATTATTTCACTTGTCAAATGCCTTGAGTGCTCTACTTCTACAGTTGCTACGCCTACATCATTCAAGTAGCTTCACAGATAACTCTGTTATCTATACTACCTTAGAAATTTGGTGCTACAATCTTGCTGCTAACAAGCTTACTGCTGCATGGAAAATATGGAAATCTAGAGCCAAATAGATGGAATTCATAGCTTCATGATATACTTGAAGGATGTACCGTTCCAGCTACATAAAAAACACTTGCACTACAGTTGAGCATATTGTTAGAAGAAGCTACAGTATCAGATGACTAACACTGCATAGAAGTTCCAGGGTTGGCATCTGTTGCAAACCATGAATGTTGTAACATGGCATAACACCATAAATCCAACTTGAGCTAAACCAGATGGGTAAGCACAGCACCACAGGTCAACACAACCACAAAATACAGAACATTCCAGAATGGAAGTAGAACAAGATCCAGCATAGATACTACTGCCAAACACAAATATATGATCTGTAGAATAGAGGTACAACTAGATAGTTTTGCCCATAAGCAGTCAAGCTACTCTAGCTTTTGAAACTAGAGATGAAGCAACCTGAAACTTCACTCATGGAAAAGCACACAGACGGATAAAGCTAAACTTAAAAAAAATAATGCAAGATACTGCTACTCCACATTATAGCTACTTATTGACTAGAAGTTCTAGTAGTAAGCCACTAAAGGTTCAAGCATTCCAACCCGGAGAAATACTGATTTAACCAGCAAATGGGCCATCTTCAGGAGGCTGAGAACAATCAGAGAGCAGAGTAACATAACAATACATAGAATGCCCAGATGTGCTGGTTCCTTTCAAAGACACTCTAATAGCCTCTCTTTACTGAGCAACCCTGGGTTGCACACTGCCGTAGCCACTGCCATAATTTGATTGCCCTTCAGAACCTCCATTGACTGAACCACCAAATCCACTGCCTTGTGAAGGATCATTCCAAGCACCTGGATAACCAGAGTTGCCACTCCCACTCCCATACCCTGCACCATATCCAGATATTCCACCACTAGCAGGATTGCCAGCACCATCACTACGCGCTCCATAAGCGCCGTATCCTCCATGACTAGCATATGACGCATCCCCTCCATATCCTCCATACCCATAGCCCTGGCTGCCATAGCCTGCAGCTCCACCAGGGGCCTGGCTTGTGGGAGCATTGCCACCACCAGAAGAGTTGTTCCAAGCGCTATAGCCAGCACTGCCACCATAGCCTCCAGCACCATAAGCAGATGGAGCTTGACTGCCCCAGGGTCCTCTATTTGCACCTGGAGGACCACCTTGGTAACCAGAGCCAGCCGCACTCGGGTTGCCGTAAGGTCCACCATAAGCAGCAGGAACACCTCCATATGCTCCAGCCCCATAATTTCCATATCCAGCTCCAGGGTTAGCACCATATCCATATCCAGCTGCACCAGTGCCATAACCCCCCGCACCGTAGCCAGGATAGCCACCACTACCCTGCTGTGCTTGCCCATACCTGCCATCACTTCTACCATCATAGCCGCCAGAGTTTGCACTATGGCCATTGTTGCTCTGatagccaccgcctcctccagaacgcccgccaccaccgccaggGTTCGCCTCACGAGGCAGTGCACGCTTCACCTCCACCATCTTCCCACCCAGGTCATGGAACGTCTTGTGCAGCACGCGGTCAACAGCATCCTCAGAGTCAAAGGTGATGAAGCCGAACCCCCTGGGGCGTTGTGTGTTCTGGTCGTACATCACGACGACGTCAGTGACGACGCCATAGGTCTGGAAGTACTGCCGGAACCCCTCCTCCGTCAGAGTGGAGGGCAGCCCGCCCACAAAGATCTTCTTTGTCCGCGCACCACCggcatcgccgccgccaccacctcctccaccagaGTTCCGCCCGCCGCTAGGGTTCGCAGCCTTGGTGGCCTGCTGCTCCTCCCGCGAGAGCGCCCGCTTCACATCAACCTGAGGCAACAAAAGTACCAGCAAAACAGAGAGAAATCCTCGTCAAGCTCGACCGGTGGGGGCAGATCGGAAGACGACCGAAGGGAATATTCCGCGTGGGGTCGCGAATATTCGGCCTAGGGTTTCGAGTAGTGCGAGAGGCGGGGATGGCGCCGTACCGTGCGGCCGTCGAGGGTGTGGGGGTCCTGCAGTGCGCGGTCGACGACGGCGGGGTCGGCGAAGACGACGAAGCCGAAGCCGCGGGGGCGGCCGGTGAGCTTGTCGCGCATGACGGCGGCCTGGGTGACCTCGCCGTAGGATGAGAAGTGCTCGCTCAGCTTCTCCTCCGTCGTCTCCCAGGAGATGCCGCCGATGAAGAGCTTGCCCTGGTCCGACTCCATCTCTCCGCCTCCGCTCCGCTTCGCGCTCTCGCCTGCTGCGGGGGGAGAGGGAGGGTGGGGGAGGGAGgctgggagggagggagagcggAATTGGGGATTTCGGGGTGCGGATTTGGGTTTGGGGGCGGAGTGGTTTGTGCTGGGGGGATATTTTAGGGCGGGCGCGTGGTGGGGACCGTGGGGAGCCGCGGGACGGAGGGTTTTTCGTGGGTTTTTGGTTGGAAGGTTTTTGTTTGAGCGGAACTTCGTACAACGTGGATACATGGATGATCAGCATTCAACAATTTTTTGTTTTAGAATTCCCTCAAATTAATATTTTAATGATTGATTTTGTAAGATGCTGTGATAGCATTGCTGTGAATTTAGTTATAGGTAATCAATATCTATAATGTATATTCTGTTGCTCATATGATCGAGATATTAacaagtttgatatttttttattttttctaacATACTTTTGGTTTTAATGGTTAAGTATTTTTTTACTTTTTCTAAAATACTTTTGGTTTTAATTGTTAAATACTTTTTTTAGTGAAGCCCTTTGAAAAAAAAAGTTTGGTAAAACATCTTCTCAACAACGTGGGTAATTTTAAGTATCTCCCATCTTTAGTTGCGCAATCAAAATATATTAGCTGGATTGATATTTGTAACTGTGCTTATTGCACCCTCTCGATCAATTCCCAGGGTCCAGATATCTCATTATAAGAAGGTAAATTTGAAACCTCATGTCAGATATCTAAGTAATAGATTAGTATTGATAAATTGCATGTTTTTTTAATCTTTAGTTGTCTTCTTACATTCGGGAAGGATGGCTCGTCTACTCAACTCATCCACACAAGCCACACATGCTCTATTCCGATACTCATCTACATTTGGAAAAGAAAAGACGCATATAACCCTCAACCAAGCACCTAAATCGTAGTGATGTAACTAAAAAAATAGACGCGGCTAATTTACGGTCAGTTGTATTATAAATAATCCGTACGGCCGCCTTTTTTTagtaagaaaaataattagcggATCAGCTCGGGGCTTCAGCAGCGTATCGTGATGTATCATACCGTGCTGTATGTATGCATGTGAGGCGACGGAGAGAAGGGAAAAATGAGGAATGAAGTCAGCGCATGCATGTATATGTGAGTGGTAGAAAAATAATGCATACATGTGTGCATGTATGCAAGTTTAAGAAAGCTCGTAGTTCCAAAATCGAGCATCGAAATTAAAATCCACTTGAACCATTGTGTTTGTTCCAATAAGAGTTTCAAAATAAGATCTCACATCACTATATTTCAATCATATAGTTTTTAAGAGAAAATATTTTTTAGTGTATTCTAATTTGCTTATGACTTTTTCAAAAGTTGCTTTTGCCACTGTAAAATATTGCTTCACGTGCCTGAGTTCAATTAAGTGGATATTAGTGTTGATATTGCGAAGATAGATTGGTTGGTGTGATTAACGAATGCGGTTCAACAATTTTATTGGGGTAGGTAAATGTTTATTACGTATCAATGATAAGCAACTCTAGTAGATTAATTGAGCATtttaactaatttattttaataTTTTCTCATTATACATAAAATAATTTATGTGTCTTTGAAAAATATCGTCAAAATATGAGATCTTATTTTGAAAAACTCATCGAAAGAGAAACAATTGTGCAATCGGAATTAGAATTTGATGGACAATGCAAGAACTATAACTTTTTAAAATTGCTTGCACGCGGTACTCCATTTGAGCGTGGTGTCACCGAGCTAGAGTTCAACGCACACTGTATACTGCACGAAAAACGAAAACATGATTTCACGTGGTCCGGTGGTCAATGGAAAAGATATTTACAGATGGACAAAATTACGGCCGATTTTAGGGAAGTTATTACCTTAAAAATACCTATTCCGGTACTCCTGATGCCACAAATAACAGCCTTAAATGATGCCTATTTTGATGGAATATGACTAAAGTCTGCACATTGTTGGACATTTTTGTTGGAACACAGATATCCTTATATGAATTTTGTATAAATATTAATGGGGAGGGAGATCGTAATAACGTGCATGGATACCCTGGAATTAGTTTGGATCTGTTCGCTGTCCCTCTAAATGCTTGACACACTCTAGAGGCATGGATTACAGTTAAGGCTGAGCAAAACAATTCAATGGTATATTACCAGATTATCTTTGTGCTCTATGGAGCAAAATTTTCCTTATAATTATCACTAGTGGTAATTTAAGCATCAAATCATTTGTAACCAAGCAAGAAATTGGGGTACGAAAATACAGTCAGCTTGTGCATGTATCCCTGTATCAGTGGCGGAGGATCTTATGTGGCAAGGTATGGCAACCGCCATACCTACGCTCGGGAATCGGGAGAAAAAAATTTaggccgcccctgcccctgctccccccgcgccgccgccccatgCTCCTCCCcacgcgccgccccctgctccccccgcgcgccgccgccccttctccccccaccccacccccccgcgccgccgccccctgctcctccccgcgcgccGGCGCTGCCCACTgcgtgccgccgcc from Panicum hallii strain FIL2 chromosome 9, PHallii_v3.1, whole genome shotgun sequence includes:
- the LOC112873992 gene encoding heterogeneous nuclear ribonucleoprotein 1-like, whose translation is MESDQGKLFIGGISWETTEEKLSEHFSSYGEVTQAAVMRDKLTGRPRGFGFVVFADPAVVDRALQDPHTLDGRTVDVKRALSREEQQATKAANPSGGRNSGGGGGGGGDAGGARTKKIFVGGLPSTLTEEGFRQYFQTYGVVTDVVVMYDQNTQRPRGFGFITFDSEDAVDRVLHKTFHDLGGKMVEVKRALPREANPGGGGGRSGGGGGYQSNNGHSANSGGYDGRSDGRYGQAQQGSGGYPGYGAGGYGTGAAGYGYGANPGAGYGNYGAGAYGGVPAAYGGPYGNPSAAGSGYQGGPPGANRGPWGSQAPSAYGAGGYGGSAGYSAWNNSSGGGNAPTSQAPGGAAGYGSQGYGYGGYGGDASYASHGGYGAYGARSDGAGNPASGGISGYGAGYGSGSGNSGYPGAWNDPSQGSGFGGSVNGGSEGQSNYGSGYGSVQPRVAQ